The genomic interval TTCTCACGCACGCAATTCGCAGGGCGTCGGCGGGCACCTTCACCACCGGGCGGATGTACGGAATCGCGGGGCTGCTGACCGGCCGCACGCTGTGCGGGCGCTATCGCATCGAGGCGGTTGTGGGGCGCGGCGGCATGGGCGCCGTGTACCGCGCCCTCGACGAGCGCCTGGGCCGCGCCGTGGCCGTAAAGGTGATCGGCATCGTGGCGCACGAGCCCGCGGAGCACGCGCGCCTGCAGGCCCGCTTCCTTCGCGAGGCGCGCGCCGCCGCCGCGCTTCACCATCCCAACGTGGTGGCCATCCACGACTTCGGCGCCGACGAGGAGCTGGGGCTGGACTTCCTGGTGATGGAGCTGCTTCACGGCGAAGACCTGGCCATGCGCCTGGCGCGCAGCGGACCGCCGCCCACGCACGTGTCGCTTTCCATCCTGCGCCAGGCGGCCCGCGGGCTCGCCGCCGGACACCGCGCCGGCATGGTGCACCGCGACGTGAAGCCGGGCAACCTCTTCCTCCTGGCGGGCGACCACGCCGACGATCTGCACGTTCGCGTGCTGGATTTTGGCATTGCGCAGGTGGCGGGAGACGAGGGCGCGACGGCGGCGCAGCTGACCGAGTACGGACGCGCGCCGTTCTCCCCCGCGTACGCCTCGCCCGAGCAGATGCGCGGCGAGGAGCGCATCACCCCCGCCTCCGACGTGTTCAGCCTGGGGGCAGTGGGGTACCACCTGCTCACCGGCCTGCGCCCGTTTACCGCCACCGATGCGGGGCGGATGGCGATGGAGGCGGCCGAGTCCGTGCGCATGCTGCCGGAGCGCGCGCCGCACCTGCCGCGAGCCGTGGTTGAAACTCTG from Longimicrobium sp. carries:
- a CDS encoding serine/threonine-protein kinase: MYGIAGLLTGRTLCGRYRIEAVVGRGGMGAVYRALDERLGRAVAVKVIGIVAHEPAEHARLQARFLREARAAAALHHPNVVAIHDFGADEELGLDFLVMELLHGEDLAMRLARSGPPPTHVSLSILRQAARGLAAGHRAGMVHRDVKPGNLFLLAGDHADDLHVRVLDFGIAQVAGDEGATAAQLTEYGRAPFSPAYASPEQMRGEERITPASDVFSLGAVGYHLLTGLRPFTATDAGRMAMEAAESVRMLPERAPHLPRAVVETLQRSMAPNPAQRFRDAAEFAEALSTGAPPLSPEAQRESATTPPAVRPPRAPIAAAVSVEPSPDDETRMQTQPPVRGHASIPAPAMYAPPPAYPSAAPPAAYPSSAAPSAAYPSPAYPPPRPGVMRRFAQGLWQFIVTCTALALFVGAWALASMGVASEDTRWVYAGAAAAILFTPLAVHRLSGRRGRLGVGVAACMLATGGAVYYVGTDGDPAITLAAVFGVQVVASFVTSRLTRRRVPLDAYYPGT